Proteins co-encoded in one Cytobacillus sp. NJ13 genomic window:
- a CDS encoding M20 family metallopeptidase, which translates to MNQYEAYLEDKMPEMMNLLEELVNIDSGSYHKEGVDKVGAVLRKEFEDLEMDVLVHRESEYGDHLEIKAEKDSDPKIIIIAHMDTVFPEGEAEKRPFKMIGDKAYGPGVSDEKASHVSVLYAMKLLKERGSDAYKNVHLIFNSDEEIGSRKSKAIIKEASIGKKFSLVVESGRPDDGIVTERKGIGRFIFDVKGKSAHAGVEPERGRSAIDELAHKVVKLHDLNDYERGLSVNVGLIDGGISSNTVAPDAEAQVDVRVKNMEQAKEITAKITEIAEEEEVQGTETSLSGKIGRPPMEKVAGTDKLIEEIKAAGEELGMSIREVSTGGGSDAAYTSTEGVPTVDGMGPLGEFSHSETDEYIDLKTFPKRTALLARTIERLSRIEQ; encoded by the coding sequence TTGAATCAATATGAAGCCTATTTAGAAGACAAAATGCCTGAAATGATGAACTTGCTCGAGGAACTCGTTAATATAGACAGCGGCTCTTATCATAAAGAAGGAGTGGACAAGGTTGGCGCTGTCTTAAGAAAAGAATTTGAGGATTTGGAAATGGATGTTCTTGTTCACCGTGAATCGGAGTATGGAGACCATCTGGAGATAAAAGCCGAAAAGGATAGCGACCCCAAAATCATCATTATTGCCCATATGGATACCGTATTTCCAGAAGGAGAAGCGGAAAAACGCCCTTTCAAAATGATTGGGGATAAAGCCTATGGACCGGGAGTCAGTGATGAAAAGGCCAGCCATGTATCTGTTTTGTACGCAATGAAACTTCTTAAGGAAAGAGGCTCGGATGCATATAAAAATGTACACCTGATTTTTAATAGTGATGAAGAAATCGGATCACGAAAATCAAAAGCCATTATTAAAGAGGCGTCGATAGGTAAAAAATTCTCACTTGTCGTTGAATCCGGAAGGCCGGATGACGGCATAGTCACAGAAAGAAAGGGAATTGGCAGATTTATCTTCGATGTTAAAGGAAAAAGTGCTCATGCTGGGGTTGAACCCGAAAGAGGACGAAGCGCCATCGACGAACTTGCACATAAAGTAGTTAAACTTCATGATTTAAATGATTACGAGAGGGGATTATCGGTCAATGTGGGCTTAATTGACGGCGGCATCTCTTCCAATACCGTCGCCCCAGATGCAGAAGCGCAAGTGGATGTTCGAGTGAAGAACATGGAACAGGCAAAGGAGATTACTGCAAAAATCACAGAAATTGCAGAGGAGGAGGAAGTGCAGGGTACAGAAACCAGCTTATCAGGTAAAATTGGAAGACCGCCAATGGAAAAAGTTGCAGGAACGGACAAATTGATTGAGGAAATAAAGGCTGCAGGAGAAGAACTTGGAATGTCTATTAGGGAAGTCAGCACCGGTGGAGGTTCGGATGCAGCATATACATCCACTGAAGGGGTCCCAACTGTGGACGGCATGGGGCCGCTCGGAGAATTTTCCCACAGTGAGACAGATGAGTATATCGATTTAAAAACATTTCCGAAGCGAACAGCTTTACTGGCAAGAACGATTGAAAGGTTAAGCAGGATAGAGCAGTGA
- a CDS encoding glycosyltransferase has protein sequence MRPEKLVKTSLILPVKNEGIHIKNTILSILKSKTNDPYEIIVVDDGSEDKCCFFLEEGHDENVKLIKVNNAGAAKARNIGAEHASGKYFIFCDAHMFFKDYFIDSLVAPIENGIADAVNPGIADFMNPDQKGYGYTWNEQLEPKWKTDIKKLSKVPLLAGGCLAISKEVFQKINGFENGFKVWGREDEEISLKLWLMGYRCFAEPKCTVFHVFRMGVPPFLITWEDINYNLMRMAYSHFNEKRVEKCKKLIKYTDPDLIIDRVLKSDVMVQREQYFQKRVHDDDWFMNLFGINF, from the coding sequence ATGAGACCTGAAAAATTAGTAAAAACGTCTCTTATTCTGCCTGTCAAAAATGAAGGAATACACATAAAAAACACCATTCTCTCCATACTTAAATCCAAAACGAATGATCCTTATGAAATCATTGTGGTTGATGACGGATCAGAGGATAAATGCTGTTTTTTTTTAGAGGAGGGTCATGATGAAAATGTTAAACTCATAAAAGTGAATAACGCAGGTGCAGCTAAGGCTAGAAATATAGGAGCAGAGCATGCCTCGGGGAAATACTTCATATTTTGTGATGCGCATATGTTTTTCAAAGACTATTTTATAGATTCCTTAGTGGCTCCTATTGAAAATGGCATTGCAGATGCGGTGAATCCCGGCATTGCGGATTTTATGAACCCTGACCAAAAAGGATACGGGTATACCTGGAATGAACAGTTGGAGCCTAAGTGGAAAACGGATATAAAGAAATTATCAAAAGTTCCTCTTTTAGCTGGCGGATGTCTCGCCATTTCTAAAGAGGTTTTTCAAAAAATTAATGGATTTGAAAATGGATTTAAGGTTTGGGGAAGAGAAGATGAAGAGATTTCCTTAAAATTATGGCTGATGGGATATAGATGCTTTGCAGAACCAAAATGCACTGTTTTCCATGTCTTTCGTATGGGGGTTCCTCCATTTCTTATAACCTGGGAGGATATTAATTATAATCTGATGCGTATGGCATACAGCCATTTTAATGAGAAAAGAGTGGAAAAGTGTAAAAAATTAATTAAGTACACTGACCCAGATCTCATTATCGATAGAGTATTGAAAAGTGATGTTATGGTGCAGAGAGAACAGTACTTCCAAAAAAGAGTTCATGACGACGATTGGTTTATGAATCTTTTTGGCATCAATTTTTAG
- a CDS encoding glycosyltransferase gives MRKVSVVIPIMNEEEKLAMILKEVKKLNPLEIITVINGSRDKSEEIAQAMECKVITYEEPLGHDVGRAIGAYYAKGDILLFLDGDILIPYEELYPFIDAIEQGHDIALNNLESIMNNKQRPHSVSVVKKALNELFGYHGLSINSMVAVPHAISRLALQEINWRSLANPPLAQAIAMRKQMSIVAPGYVDVVSKNKIRPDIHIEKCSDSPYNRIEDVIFGDHLSAVHYLIREKGKRGGRPDKKHGTMLENVKRSKAAKTVMRSAVICDVENLDIDLVSDVIKTLNETNIEEVLVVLSSQDQTKIDRLRDLEVTLIPWFINDDIFLKRAIGAILASGESILFLEDRRTLPAEELERLFKEAENGADLVLLDEVHNLDEIHPIDQINSIKYFLNIAVKRPELLNNGLAEQPHIISRKALQKIGYSSILIPPLAYLKILELNLPVSIVQVSTKLIYLNDAAKNENLVGDYIEGLSYLFSATNERGSFSDGNRKRKFLDELEVNKKL, from the coding sequence ATGAGAAAGGTTTCTGTTGTGATTCCCATAATGAATGAAGAAGAAAAATTAGCCATGATTTTAAAAGAAGTCAAGAAGTTGAATCCTTTAGAAATCATTACGGTCATAAACGGATCGAGGGATAAATCAGAAGAAATTGCCCAAGCAATGGAATGTAAGGTTATAACTTATGAAGAGCCTTTAGGACATGATGTGGGCAGGGCAATTGGCGCTTATTATGCGAAGGGGGACATTCTGCTGTTTCTAGATGGTGATATTCTTATTCCCTATGAAGAACTTTATCCATTTATTGATGCAATTGAGCAAGGCCATGATATTGCCTTAAATAATCTGGAGTCAATTATGAATAACAAACAGCGGCCACATTCTGTATCTGTTGTCAAAAAGGCACTTAACGAACTGTTTGGTTATCATGGGTTATCGATTAACTCCATGGTCGCTGTTCCGCATGCAATCAGCCGGCTTGCATTGCAGGAAATTAACTGGCGCAGCCTGGCCAATCCGCCTTTAGCACAAGCAATAGCCATGAGAAAGCAAATGTCGATTGTTGCGCCTGGATATGTCGATGTTGTAAGCAAAAATAAAATCAGGCCGGACATTCATATTGAAAAATGCAGTGATTCACCCTATAACCGGATCGAGGATGTGATTTTTGGGGATCATTTATCTGCTGTGCATTATCTTATTAGGGAAAAAGGAAAAAGAGGAGGACGTCCCGATAAGAAACATGGAACAATGCTTGAGAATGTAAAACGGTCAAAAGCGGCGAAAACAGTGATGCGAAGTGCGGTCATCTGTGATGTAGAAAATCTGGACATTGACCTAGTGTCTGATGTCATTAAGACATTAAATGAAACGAATATAGAGGAAGTCCTGGTTGTATTAAGCAGTCAGGACCAGACAAAAATAGATAGATTACGTGATTTAGAGGTAACTTTAATTCCCTGGTTTATTAATGACGATATTTTTTTAAAAAGAGCTATAGGAGCAATCCTTGCATCTGGGGAAAGCATCCTTTTTCTCGAAGATAGGAGAACTCTGCCTGCAGAAGAATTGGAAAGACTGTTTAAAGAAGCGGAAAATGGGGCGGATCTGGTTCTTTTAGATGAAGTTCATAATTTAGATGAAATCCATCCAATTGATCAGATTAATAGCATAAAATATTTTTTGAATATAGCAGTTAAGAGACCTGAACTCCTGAATAATGGCTTGGCTGAACAGCCTCATATCATCAGCAGGAAAGCACTTCAAAAAATAGGTTATTCTTCTATTTTGATCCCTCCATTGGCCTATCTCAAAATATTGGAACTCAACCTGCCAGTTTCAATTGTCCAGGTAAGCACTAAACTCATTTATTTGAATGACGCTGCAAAGAACGAGAACCTTGTTGGAGATTATATTGAAGGGCTATCCTATCTTTTTTCGGCAACAAATGAAAGAGGCAGTTTTTCTGATGGGAACAGAAAGAGGAAATTCCTTGATGAATTAGAGGTAAATAAAAAATTATAA
- a CDS encoding GT-D fold domain-containing glycosyltransferase: MMSMYSEKDWEKLKNFGYLEDLTYEAYFSGGEKHVEELVGADYVLPFSVEEILEAGVSSLSKKFIKLKTPKEVQEEIKQAMNKNKGYSLIRVGDGELLTLAHDLLVSTEDIKSIPRLNFLSYAGVNLPDHSIRDLLANNLLEADMVGIPFLRRPTFQQLFNKLAKHHNWPLDHMNLTRSVINYELHLETTLFQDLLSNQRILLIGNRMMEGETVLRNAGFNNIAGSIPVENIYSVPQVLSEAQKYDFDVALVSAGIPANLICVELAKCNKIAIDFGHLIDELINNTKQIAK, from the coding sequence ATGATGTCTATGTATTCAGAGAAGGATTGGGAAAAATTAAAAAACTTCGGATACTTAGAAGATCTCACTTATGAAGCATATTTCAGCGGCGGAGAGAAGCATGTGGAGGAGCTGGTTGGCGCTGATTATGTTCTTCCATTTTCTGTGGAAGAAATATTGGAAGCGGGGGTCTCCAGCTTATCAAAAAAGTTCATTAAGCTTAAGACACCCAAGGAGGTTCAAGAGGAAATAAAGCAGGCGATGAATAAAAATAAAGGATACTCACTGATTAGGGTTGGGGATGGGGAGTTATTGACTCTTGCTCACGACCTGCTTGTTTCAACAGAAGATATAAAAAGCATTCCTAGACTTAATTTCTTATCATATGCCGGTGTGAATTTGCCCGATCACAGCATCAGGGACTTATTAGCAAATAATTTGCTGGAAGCCGATATGGTGGGCATTCCGTTTCTTAGAAGACCGACATTCCAGCAGCTGTTTAACAAGCTGGCAAAGCACCACAATTGGCCGCTGGATCACATGAACCTAACCAGGTCAGTAATCAATTATGAACTCCATCTGGAGACAACGCTTTTTCAGGACCTGCTGAGCAATCAGAGAATATTGCTGATAGGAAATCGGATGATGGAGGGAGAAACCGTTCTCCGCAATGCCGGGTTTAATAATATTGCAGGTTCAATTCCAGTTGAGAATATTTATTCTGTTCCCCAGGTACTTTCCGAGGCACAAAAATATGATTTCGATGTGGCCCTCGTGTCTGCGGGAATACCAGCCAATTTAATTTGTGTAGAATTGGCCAAATGCAATAAAATTGCCATTGATTTCGGGCACTTAATTGATGAACTGATTAATAACACAAAGCAAATTGCAAAATAA
- a CDS encoding DUF2975 domain-containing protein gives MEKVTTLFLKIAVILLGVPILILCIFLVPELGKVAGELLPKFSFIKYLVYIVFYASTVPFYFALYQAFKLLRYIDKNKAFSDLSVIALKKIKYCAITIACLHVLVLPVFYLFAEFDDAPGVIFVGLLVPFASMVIAVFAAVLQKLLQEAIDIKSENDLTV, from the coding sequence ATGGAAAAAGTAACAACATTGTTTTTAAAGATAGCCGTAATTCTGTTAGGAGTCCCAATTCTGATTTTGTGCATTTTTTTGGTTCCTGAGCTGGGAAAAGTCGCAGGTGAATTGCTGCCGAAGTTTTCTTTCATTAAATATCTGGTTTACATTGTTTTTTATGCTTCGACGGTCCCTTTTTACTTTGCGCTATACCAGGCTTTCAAACTTTTGCGCTATATTGACAAAAATAAAGCTTTCTCTGATTTATCTGTTATAGCTTTAAAGAAAATAAAATATTGCGCCATCACCATCGCCTGTTTGCATGTGCTGGTACTGCCTGTCTTCTATCTCTTTGCAGAATTTGACGATGCCCCGGGTGTTATCTTCGTTGGCTTGCTGGTTCCTTTTGCTTCGATGGTTATCGCGGTATTTGCGGCTGTACTCCAAAAGCTTTTGCAAGAGGCAATCGATATAAAATCAGAAAACGATTTAACGGTCTGA
- a CDS encoding helix-turn-helix transcriptional regulator: MAIIINVDVMLAKRKMSVTELSERVGITMANLSILKNGKAKAIRFSTLEAICKALDCQPGDILEYRSDE; encoded by the coding sequence ATGGCTATTATTATAAATGTTGATGTGATGCTGGCGAAAAGGAAAATGAGTGTAACTGAACTCTCAGAGAGGGTAGGAATCACAATGGCCAATCTCTCTATATTAAAAAATGGAAAAGCAAAAGCGATCCGGTTTTCAACTTTGGAGGCGATTTGCAAGGCATTGGACTGCCAGCCTGGAGATATCCTGGAATACCGCAGTGATGAATGA
- a CDS encoding DUF817 domain-containing protein yields the protein MRSLKQLFRFGWEQALSCLFPVVIFASLAFTKFLPLPILPRYDWLLIICLLMQWAMVRSGLETKDELKVITLFHIIGLALELFKVHMGSWAYPEEGYSKVFGVPLYSGFMYASVASYLCQAWRRLKVDLVKWPPFLAVVPLAAAIYLNFFTHHYWIDIRWWLSGMVLIVFWRSWVSYEVGGIRYRMPLALSFVLIGFFIWIAENIATFFGAWEYPNQADAWSLVHLGKVSSWLLLVIVSFLIVATLKQVKGKSSGH from the coding sequence ATGAGATCCCTAAAGCAGCTCTTTCGTTTTGGCTGGGAGCAGGCTTTGTCCTGTTTGTTTCCCGTTGTCATTTTTGCTTCTTTAGCTTTCACCAAATTCCTGCCGCTGCCCATTCTGCCGCGGTATGACTGGCTGCTGATCATCTGTCTTCTGATGCAGTGGGCGATGGTGAGATCGGGGCTTGAAACGAAGGATGAACTGAAGGTTATCACTTTGTTCCATATTATTGGCCTTGCACTAGAACTATTTAAGGTACATATGGGCTCATGGGCTTATCCGGAGGAGGGTTATTCCAAAGTTTTTGGAGTTCCTTTGTACAGCGGTTTCATGTACGCCAGTGTAGCAAGTTATCTGTGCCAGGCGTGGCGGAGGCTGAAGGTTGATCTGGTCAAGTGGCCGCCATTCCTGGCAGTAGTGCCTCTTGCCGCTGCGATTTATTTGAATTTTTTCACCCACCATTATTGGATTGATATCCGCTGGTGGCTGTCCGGAATGGTTCTGATCGTTTTTTGGAGATCCTGGGTCAGTTACGAGGTAGGCGGAATCCGGTACCGTATGCCGCTTGCACTTTCTTTTGTGCTAATTGGATTCTTCATATGGATAGCGGAAAATATCGCAACATTCTTTGGGGCATGGGAATACCCCAATCAGGCCGATGCATGGAGTCTCGTTCATCTGGGGAAGGTGAGTTCATGGCTCTTGCTGGTGATTGTCAGCTTCCTTATAGTGGCTACGCTAAAGCAGGTTAAGGGGAAGTCTTCCGGTCACTAA
- a CDS encoding CBO0543 family protein yields the protein MHCILVILVIFLSYIKGDWKNWEIYYPTMLYISVASFIYEFISHSHFHLWELEKGLLNLMGVHLVHNIVINPLIGFMFLSNYPSNLKDTIFYYAKWMVLFWAAEWLASRFSFITYHNGWNIWWSFLFVAIMFPMIRLHYTHKLRALTLSALIAALYLFLFDYL from the coding sequence ATGCATTGCATCCTTGTAATATTGGTTATCTTCCTTTCTTATATAAAAGGAGACTGGAAAAATTGGGAAATATATTATCCTACCATGCTTTATATATCTGTGGCGTCTTTCATTTATGAATTTATTTCACACAGCCATTTTCACTTATGGGAACTTGAAAAGGGCCTATTAAATCTGATGGGCGTCCATCTAGTGCATAACATCGTTATTAATCCTTTGATTGGCTTTATGTTTTTATCTAATTATCCCAGCAATCTAAAAGATACAATTTTTTATTATGCAAAATGGATGGTATTGTTTTGGGCGGCCGAATGGCTGGCATCCCGCTTTAGTTTCATAACCTACCATAATGGATGGAATATCTGGTGGTCTTTTCTATTTGTGGCCATTATGTTTCCTATGATCCGTTTACATTACACCCATAAACTGCGGGCATTAACTCTTTCGGCACTGATAGCTGCCCTTTATTTGTTCTTGTTTGATTATCTATAG
- a CDS encoding YibE/F family protein, with the protein MNAILLLAAILFILMILIGGKKGARSFFAIFLNFGVIIFVLFFMNDPNINPIIVTLFACAFIGCINLFFINEVNIKTITAFLASIITTVVLIVFIVIIAEKAMIQGFGEEEIEELSIFSLYIGVDYVKVAASVIIMSTIGAITDAAMAISSPMREIHYHHPDISRKDLFQAGISIGKDILGTSTNTLFFAFFGGYLALLIWFKDLSYSPGEIINSKIFSGEMITIFCAGIGVTMVIPVTSWITALYLVKRGNTADSAE; encoded by the coding sequence ATGAATGCAATACTATTGCTGGCAGCCATATTATTTATTCTGATGATCCTTATTGGCGGAAAAAAAGGAGCCAGATCATTTTTTGCGATCTTCCTCAACTTCGGAGTGATTATTTTCGTCCTTTTCTTTATGAACGATCCAAACATCAATCCGATTATCGTTACATTATTCGCCTGTGCCTTCATCGGCTGTATTAATCTTTTCTTTATAAATGAAGTGAACATTAAGACGATAACCGCATTTCTTGCTTCGATCATTACCACGGTCGTTCTTATTGTGTTCATTGTCATCATTGCAGAAAAGGCAATGATCCAGGGGTTTGGTGAAGAGGAAATAGAAGAGTTGAGCATATTTTCGCTTTATATTGGTGTTGATTATGTTAAAGTGGCTGCGTCTGTCATCATCATGAGTACTATCGGCGCCATAACAGATGCTGCCATGGCAATCTCTTCCCCAATGCGGGAAATCCATTATCATCACCCGGACATCAGCAGAAAAGACTTGTTCCAAGCTGGCATCAGCATTGGAAAGGATATTCTCGGAACAAGCACCAACACATTATTTTTCGCCTTCTTTGGCGGATATTTAGCACTGCTTATATGGTTTAAAGACCTATCTTATTCACCAGGTGAAATTATCAATTCTAAGATTTTCAGCGGCGAGATGATTACGATCTTCTGTGCAGGAATTGGGGTAACAATGGTAATTCCCGTCACTTCTTGGATTACCGCACTGTACTTAGTGAAAAGAGGAAATACTGCTGATTCCGCCGAATAG
- a CDS encoding YibE/F family protein — translation MKNIPINKLYFYIILAICIAASILFVQNNDSFYERTIAEVKEVQLVHSEDVTDIYDNEDRVYEQHIIAEISNGKAKGQQILLTNQYSKSKAYDYEIQSGQKLFVSIKEKKEGTAELSGDILDLKRDHYILLAGWIFILILLFVGKKQGLFSIISLALNAVLLSYALDVYLKNPEISLLLICSAAVILFTVTSLLLVNGFNEKTYAAIIATLAATFLSLLVTCLVIWLTGGKGLRFEELQFITRPYQMVFLAGLFIGSLGAVMDVAITMSSSLFSLYEKNNSIPVQALKRSGMEVGKDIMGTMTNILFFAYISGSIPMLILYIKNDSPLGFSLSMNLSLELARALAGGIGIVITIPIGLYTAIYFINRKRARK, via the coding sequence TTGAAAAACATCCCTATTAACAAGTTATATTTTTATATCATATTGGCAATATGTATAGCGGCCTCCATACTGTTTGTCCAGAACAATGATTCTTTCTATGAACGCACAATAGCTGAAGTAAAGGAAGTTCAACTTGTTCACTCTGAAGATGTAACGGATATTTATGATAATGAAGACCGCGTATATGAACAGCATATTATAGCTGAAATTTCGAATGGAAAAGCAAAAGGACAGCAGATTCTCTTAACAAATCAGTATTCTAAATCCAAAGCTTATGACTATGAAATTCAAAGCGGCCAAAAATTATTTGTGTCCATAAAGGAGAAAAAAGAAGGTACTGCAGAATTAAGCGGAGATATCCTTGATCTGAAGCGCGATCATTACATATTATTGGCAGGATGGATCTTTATCCTGATACTCCTCTTTGTCGGTAAAAAGCAAGGTCTCTTTTCCATCATCAGCCTGGCACTCAATGCCGTGCTGCTTTCCTATGCATTGGATGTATATCTGAAGAATCCGGAAATAAGCCTGCTGCTGATATGCAGTGCGGCAGTCATCTTATTTACCGTTACCTCCCTTCTGCTCGTCAACGGCTTTAACGAAAAAACATATGCTGCCATTATCGCAACGCTTGCAGCAACATTCTTGTCATTATTGGTCACCTGCCTTGTCATATGGTTAACTGGCGGGAAGGGGCTAAGATTCGAAGAACTCCAGTTTATAACCAGACCCTATCAGATGGTATTCTTAGCCGGTTTATTTATCGGCTCATTAGGAGCGGTTATGGATGTCGCCATTACCATGTCATCTTCACTGTTTAGCTTATATGAAAAAAACAACAGCATTCCGGTGCAGGCGCTTAAACGCTCTGGAATGGAAGTGGGCAAAGACATTATGGGCACCATGACGAATATCTTGTTTTTCGCCTATATCAGCGGTTCCATTCCGATGCTTATTTTGTATATTAAAAATGACTCTCCGCTCGGATTCAGCCTATCCATGAACCTTTCACTGGAATTAGCCCGGGCACTTGCCGGAGGAATCGGAATCGTGATCACCATTCCGATTGGCTTATATACTGCCATATACTTCATTAATAGAAAGAGGGCACGAAAATGA
- a CDS encoding TetR/AcrR family transcriptional regulator yields the protein MKIEKQERIINAAMKEFVKSGYEKASTNEMVKDAQISKGSLFNYFSNKKDLYFFLIQNAVNIIEQIYVEIDMSERDIFERISQVGLIKLNIQKKYPLVFDFLKSLLEEDAPEVKNDIHQLLGNIQKDGMKRIYENIDWSKLREDIDPEKAMNILNWTMAGFAELQIKKIKSFENAGVEMFNEWDSYKEILNRCFYKNGEE from the coding sequence TTGAAAATCGAAAAACAGGAACGAATTATCAATGCAGCCATGAAAGAATTTGTAAAGAGCGGGTATGAGAAGGCTTCAACAAATGAAATGGTAAAGGATGCACAAATAAGTAAAGGCTCATTGTTCAACTATTTCAGCAATAAAAAGGATTTGTATTTCTTTTTGATTCAGAATGCAGTAAACATCATTGAACAAATCTATGTTGAAATAGACATGAGTGAAAGGGACATTTTTGAGAGAATCAGTCAGGTGGGGCTCATTAAGTTGAACATTCAAAAGAAATATCCTCTAGTATTTGATTTCTTAAAATCGCTGCTTGAAGAAGATGCTCCGGAAGTAAAAAATGATATACATCAATTATTGGGAAACATTCAGAAAGATGGCATGAAAAGAATCTATGAAAATATTGACTGGTCAAAACTTCGGGAGGATATAGATCCTGAAAAAGCGATGAATATCCTTAATTGGACAATGGCTGGTTTCGCGGAGCTGCAGATTAAGAAAATCAAGTCCTTTGAAAATGCCGGTGTTGAGATGTTTAACGAATGGGACAGCTATAAAGAGATTTTAAATCGCTGTTTTTATAAGAACGGGGAGGAATGA
- a CDS encoding ABC transporter ATP-binding protein, translating to MSLLKVTNLTKKFGKFTALDGVNLKLDKGEVLGFIGPNGAGKSTTIRVLLGILKATDGEVKIFSKDAWQDAVDIHKRVAYVPGDVNLWPNLTGGEVIDLFIKLNGTANKARREELIEKFDLDPSKKCRTYSKGNRQKVALVAAFSSDADLFILDEPTSGLDPLMEKVFQECVMEVKRQGKSVLLSSHILSEVEKLCDRVSIIRQGKIIESGTLSELRHLTRTQMLVDTKLPITGLNELQGIYDIEESEHGITFQVDTLEMDAVIKHISPFGIIRLESAPPTLEDLFMRHYEGAKDTGGVR from the coding sequence ATGAGCCTTTTAAAAGTAACCAATCTAACAAAGAAATTCGGCAAGTTTACGGCATTGGATGGGGTAAATCTTAAGTTGGATAAAGGTGAAGTACTGGGCTTCATCGGACCCAATGGCGCAGGCAAGTCAACCACAATCCGGGTGTTATTGGGGATTTTAAAGGCGACAGATGGAGAAGTAAAGATTTTCAGCAAGGATGCCTGGCAGGATGCTGTCGACATTCACAAGAGGGTTGCATATGTGCCTGGTGATGTAAATTTATGGCCGAACTTAACAGGGGGAGAGGTCATTGATTTATTTATAAAATTGAATGGAACTGCCAATAAGGCAAGACGTGAGGAGTTAATAGAAAAATTTGATTTGGATCCATCCAAGAAATGCAGAACCTACTCTAAAGGAAACAGGCAAAAGGTTGCTTTAGTTGCGGCCTTTTCATCTGATGCAGACCTGTTCATTTTGGATGAGCCAACATCCGGTCTTGATCCCTTAATGGAAAAAGTTTTTCAGGAATGTGTGATGGAAGTTAAAAGACAAGGAAAGAGTGTTCTCCTGTCCAGCCATATTTTATCAGAGGTAGAAAAGCTGTGCGACCGGGTAAGCATTATCCGACAAGGCAAAATTATTGAGTCGGGAACCTTAAGTGAACTTCGCCACTTAACCCGGACTCAAATGCTTGTTGACACGAAGCTGCCGATTACAGGTCTAAATGAACTGCAGGGCATTTATGACATTGAAGAAAGTGAACATGGGATTACCTTTCAGGTGGATACGCTGGAAATGGATGCTGTAATCAAACATATCTCTCCATTTGGGATTATCAGGCTGGAAAGCGCCCCGCCAACTCTAGAGGATTTATTTATGCGCCATTATGAAGGGGCAAAGGATACTGGAGGTGTCCGCTGA